From Micromonospora nigra, one genomic window encodes:
- a CDS encoding ABC transporter ATP-binding protein has translation MLRIDSLSVTYADRTALRDVSLTIDPGQVLGLLGPNGAGKTTLMNAVVGAVRPSAGTVTVDGLDVARHPRRARGRIGYAEQEMAVFPTLTARENVSDWAAICGVGRRQRAEAVATTLSALLLDEVADQPVRTLSGGQRRRVHCAMATVARPPLLLLDEPTVGVDPATRRAVLGHVRDLAAAGTAICYSTHYLPEVEALDADIVLLARGAIVTRGAVAELIDRYGSTVIDLRLLSDDGGIRAVSRQVTGAEALPSVLQELGSDLDHLVGVEVRRSTLDEVFDRVVATAAPADGPPGEPAEVPADAS, from the coding sequence GTGCTCAGAATCGACAGCCTCTCGGTCACCTACGCCGACCGCACCGCTCTGCGGGACGTTTCGCTGACCATCGACCCCGGTCAGGTGCTGGGTCTGCTCGGCCCGAACGGGGCCGGCAAGACCACCCTGATGAACGCCGTGGTGGGGGCGGTGCGACCCAGTGCCGGTACGGTCACGGTCGATGGACTGGACGTGGCCCGACACCCGAGGCGGGCCCGCGGTCGCATCGGCTACGCCGAGCAGGAGATGGCGGTCTTCCCCACCCTCACCGCCCGCGAGAACGTCAGTGACTGGGCGGCGATCTGCGGAGTCGGCCGGCGTCAGCGGGCCGAGGCCGTGGCCACCACCCTCAGCGCGCTCCTGCTCGACGAGGTGGCCGACCAGCCGGTCCGGACGCTGTCCGGTGGTCAGCGCCGCCGGGTGCACTGCGCGATGGCGACCGTGGCGCGACCACCCCTGCTGCTGCTCGACGAACCCACCGTCGGCGTGGATCCGGCCACCCGTCGGGCCGTGCTCGGCCATGTGCGCGACCTCGCCGCCGCCGGCACCGCCATCTGCTACTCCACGCACTATCTGCCCGAGGTCGAGGCGCTCGACGCCGATATCGTGCTGCTTGCCCGGGGCGCCATCGTGACCCGGGGGGCGGTCGCCGAACTCATCGACCGGTACGGCAGCACGGTCATCGACCTGCGGCTGCTCTCCGACGACGGTGGGATCCGTGCGGTGTCCCGGCAGGTGACCGGGGCGGAGGCACTCCCCTCCGTCCTCCAGGAACTCGGTTCCGACCTCGACCACCTCGTCGGCGTCGAGGTGCGGCGGTCCACCCTGGACGAGGTCTTCGACCGCGTCGTCGCCACCGCCGCACCGGCGGACGGACCGCCCGGCGAACCCGCAGAGGTGCCCGCCGATGCGTCGTGA
- a CDS encoding ABC transporter permease, which yields MRRDLATAGLLVAHEWRLQRRDLVPQLILTVMPLVLMAFLLPTYRDAMTLAGSAPGPGPITGAEQAVPGLAVMFSMFLVAHVGMVFFRDHGWNTWNRLRATAVGVPVLVLSKAAVPLGLLVAQFAILLTAGRVLFGLRMRGSLVALALVVGIFAACLVALGVLGFAACRTVVQMTSAANVLALVMAGLGGALVPRDLLPAWAAPFAPATPSYWAVRGLQEVISGGAGVAGVATELAVLAAFATVFALLALVMLKPDQRKVSWS from the coding sequence ATGCGTCGTGACCTCGCCACCGCCGGCCTGCTCGTCGCCCACGAATGGCGGCTTCAGCGCCGGGACCTCGTTCCGCAGCTCATCCTCACCGTGATGCCCCTGGTGCTCATGGCGTTCCTGCTGCCCACCTACCGGGACGCGATGACGCTGGCCGGTTCGGCCCCCGGCCCCGGCCCCATCACCGGTGCGGAACAGGCGGTGCCCGGCCTGGCGGTGATGTTCTCGATGTTCCTCGTCGCGCACGTCGGGATGGTGTTCTTCCGGGACCACGGCTGGAACACCTGGAACCGGCTGCGGGCCACGGCGGTCGGTGTTCCGGTGCTGGTGCTCAGCAAGGCCGCCGTGCCGCTCGGCCTGCTGGTCGCCCAGTTCGCCATTCTCCTCACCGCCGGCCGGGTCCTCTTCGGCCTGCGGATGCGTGGTTCGCTCGTCGCCCTGGCCCTGGTCGTCGGCATCTTCGCCGCCTGCCTGGTCGCACTCGGTGTGCTCGGGTTCGCCGCCTGCCGGACGGTGGTGCAGATGACCTCTGCCGCGAACGTGCTGGCGCTGGTGATGGCCGGCCTGGGCGGCGCACTCGTGCCGCGGGACCTGCTGCCTGCGTGGGCCGCCCCGTTCGCTCCGGCCACCCCGTCGTACTGGGCGGTCCGTGGGCTCCAGGAGGTCATCTCCGGAGGGGCCGGCGTCGCAGGGGTGGCCACCGAACTGGCCGTCCTGGCAGCCTTCGCCACCGTCTTCGCGCTCCTCGCCCTCGTCATGCTCAAACCGGACCAGCGGAAGGTGTCGTGGTCATGA
- a CDS encoding type II toxin-antitoxin system RatA family toxin — MPTVTTSHTSDADPGEVWSALLDSESYASYMAEVRAISIVEWTGDRRVSRWSVLLKGSELEWEEEEFIDHERRRIEFRQIDGDLAYFTGHWQVSTDERGTTAELHVEFDIGIPMMSEMLNPVAARALEDNSRAILEHLGDRARAGTGTQGQP, encoded by the coding sequence ATGCCGACAGTGACGACGAGCCACACCAGTGACGCGGATCCCGGCGAGGTGTGGAGCGCACTGCTCGACAGCGAGTCGTACGCGAGCTACATGGCCGAGGTACGCGCGATCAGCATCGTCGAGTGGACGGGCGACCGGCGGGTGAGCCGGTGGTCGGTGCTGCTCAAGGGCTCCGAACTGGAGTGGGAGGAAGAGGAGTTCATCGACCACGAACGCCGCCGGATCGAGTTCCGTCAGATCGACGGTGACCTTGCCTACTTCACCGGGCACTGGCAGGTCAGCACCGACGAGCGGGGCACCACCGCCGAACTGCACGTGGAGTTCGACATCGGCATCCCGATGATGAGCGAGATGCTGAATCCGGTGGCGGCCCGGGCGCTGGAGGACAACTCCCGGGCCATCCTGGAACACCTCGGGGACCGGGCCCGCGCCGGCACCGGCACCCAGGGGCAGCCGTGA
- a CDS encoding aspartate aminotransferase family protein — MSDPRTGDASPERLARETFRRLRTHMSPAMALAGRFAGRGAVEVAGEGCVVRLSDGRRALDFGSYAVTLLGHRNPAVVAAVTEQLTTMPVSTRALGNPVAAVAAEEVVRYLGGVLPRVYFGTNGADAVEVAVKLARLATGRQTVLAVRGGYHGKTMGALALTWHPRFRAGLEPLLGGAAHADPADPDAVRRIAAAGDLAAVIFEPVQGENGVVPLDPAVLAQWTTDAHAAGAMVISDEIQVGLRRGGVRSIALDLNLHVDAVLLGKPLGGGVVPVSAAVCAERLYRPLIEDAFRHSATFGAQPLGMAAVPAALRTIEAYADDGARICAALADGLAGLRTRHPDVVTEVRGRGLIWGVDFATAEHAGEVAFGLIERGLLVSHCLSRPETLRLLPPIITTDAELAQALDALDGAVGHAREAVLTARPVAADAGVTS, encoded by the coding sequence GTGAGCGACCCGCGTACCGGCGACGCCTCGCCGGAGCGGCTCGCCCGGGAGACCTTCCGCCGGTTGCGGACGCACATGTCGCCCGCCATGGCGCTGGCCGGCCGCTTCGCCGGCCGGGGCGCGGTGGAGGTGGCCGGCGAGGGCTGTGTCGTGCGGCTCTCCGACGGCAGGCGGGCGCTGGACTTCGGGTCGTACGCCGTCACCCTTCTCGGCCACCGCAACCCGGCGGTGGTGGCGGCGGTGACCGAGCAGTTGACCACCATGCCGGTCTCCACCAGGGCACTGGGGAACCCGGTCGCCGCCGTCGCCGCCGAGGAGGTGGTGCGCTACCTCGGCGGGGTCCTGCCCCGGGTCTACTTCGGCACCAACGGTGCGGACGCGGTGGAGGTCGCCGTCAAGCTGGCCCGGCTGGCCACCGGCCGGCAGACGGTGCTGGCCGTGCGCGGCGGGTACCACGGCAAGACCATGGGGGCGCTGGCCCTGACCTGGCATCCGAGGTTCCGGGCCGGACTGGAGCCACTGCTCGGCGGGGCCGCCCACGCCGACCCGGCCGACCCCGACGCGGTACGCCGGATCGCCGCCGCGGGAGACCTGGCCGCCGTGATCTTCGAGCCGGTGCAGGGCGAGAACGGTGTGGTGCCGCTCGATCCCGCCGTGCTGGCACAGTGGACGACCGACGCGCACGCGGCCGGAGCCATGGTGATCTCCGACGAGATCCAGGTCGGTCTGCGCCGGGGCGGGGTCCGTTCGATCGCCCTCGACCTCAATCTGCACGTGGACGCGGTGCTGCTCGGCAAGCCGCTCGGCGGCGGCGTGGTGCCGGTCTCGGCGGCCGTCTGCGCCGAACGCCTCTACCGGCCGCTGATCGAGGACGCCTTCCGGCACAGCGCGACCTTCGGCGCGCAGCCGCTGGGCATGGCGGCCGTGCCCGCGGCGCTGCGGACGATCGAGGCGTACGCCGACGACGGCGCCCGGATCTGCGCCGCGCTGGCCGACGGGCTGGCCGGGCTGCGCACCCGCCACCCCGACGTGGTGACCGAGGTGCGCGGCCGGGGCCTCATCTGGGGCGTGGACTTCGCCACCGCGGAACACGCCGGTGAGGTCGCGTTCGGGTTGATCGAGCGGGGCCTGCTCGTTTCGCACTGCCTGAGCCGTCCCGAGACGCTGCGGCTGCTGCCCCCGATCATCACCACCGACGCCGAACTGGCGCAGGCCCTCGACGCCCTCGACGGCGCGGTCGGTCACGCCCGCGAGGCCGTGCTCACCGCCCGACCGGTCGCCGCCGACGCCGGGGTGACGTCGTGA
- a CDS encoding acyl-CoA dehydrogenase family protein yields the protein MSELLDQADDGWPDVSADLPADALAQIAAGAEEADRTGRPAPGSLDLLRSLNWPGLAVPEKFLGGGADLLRCCALQRALGAADPGLAVAVNMHLFSVGLMVEHWRRRGDTSWLLMEAIATQNRLLASAFAEPNLGGSTTRSTMRAAEVEGGWRVSGRKRPCSLAGEADLICLQVQTATVPSQVLVALLPTTAPGLSVVRDWDALGMRGSASDTLVLDECFIPKELVFYQARAGSEEDDVFAAGVIWFALTATSCYLGLARSALRHAGGLLHRLRIAHLGQSRAELPSYQATLGDPVADLLTLEAACADVARRMDAGAAPERLVATALAVKQQAVRVVPALVGALAEACGGASYARSLPLERLWRDAQAIRFHPPTPAATRQYLARTALGIPSSLDLDEAAPGLLARDDEKGSDHAAS from the coding sequence GTGAGTGAGCTTCTCGACCAGGCCGACGACGGGTGGCCGGACGTCTCCGCCGACCTGCCGGCCGACGCGCTCGCCCAGATCGCCGCCGGGGCCGAGGAGGCCGACCGGACGGGCCGGCCCGCGCCCGGTTCGCTGGACCTGCTCCGGTCCCTGAACTGGCCGGGCCTGGCGGTGCCGGAGAAGTTCCTGGGCGGCGGGGCGGACCTGCTGCGCTGTTGTGCGCTGCAACGGGCCCTCGGGGCGGCCGACCCCGGCCTGGCGGTCGCCGTGAACATGCACCTGTTCTCGGTCGGCCTGATGGTCGAGCACTGGCGTCGCCGTGGCGACACCTCGTGGCTGCTGATGGAGGCGATCGCCACCCAGAACCGCCTTCTCGCCTCGGCCTTCGCCGAGCCGAACCTCGGCGGCTCCACCACCCGTTCGACGATGCGCGCCGCAGAGGTGGAGGGCGGCTGGCGGGTCTCCGGCCGCAAGCGGCCGTGCTCACTCGCCGGCGAGGCGGACCTGATCTGTCTCCAGGTGCAGACCGCGACCGTGCCCTCCCAGGTGCTCGTCGCGCTCCTGCCCACCACCGCACCGGGCCTGTCGGTGGTGCGGGACTGGGACGCGCTGGGCATGCGCGGCTCGGCCTCGGACACCCTGGTCCTCGACGAGTGCTTCATCCCGAAGGAACTGGTCTTCTACCAGGCCCGCGCGGGCTCCGAGGAGGACGACGTCTTCGCCGCCGGGGTGATCTGGTTCGCGTTGACCGCCACCTCCTGCTACCTCGGGCTGGCCCGCAGCGCCCTGCGGCACGCCGGCGGGTTGCTGCACCGGCTGCGGATCGCCCACCTCGGGCAGAGCCGCGCCGAACTTCCCAGCTACCAGGCGACCCTGGGAGACCCGGTGGCCGACCTGCTGACCCTGGAGGCGGCCTGCGCCGACGTGGCCCGCCGGATGGACGCCGGGGCGGCCCCGGAACGGCTGGTGGCCACCGCGCTCGCGGTCAAACAGCAGGCGGTCCGGGTCGTTCCCGCGCTGGTGGGCGCCCTCGCCGAAGCCTGCGGTGGTGCCTCGTACGCCCGGTCGCTGCCGCTGGAACGACTGTGGCGGGACGCGCAGGCCATCCGCTTCCACCCACCGACGCCGGCCGCCACCCGGCAGTACCTGGCCCGTACGGCGCTCGGCATCCCCTCCTCCCTGGACCTCGACGAGGCGGCGCCGGGCCTGCTGGCGCGGGACGACGAGAAAGGCAGCGATCATGCAGCGAGCTGA
- a CDS encoding acyl carrier protein → MQRAELAEVVRERVAGVLGVPVEEIDETTDLRQTYDVDSLELMEIGARLENSLDTRLAAEDLLGMENVGNAIDLLHERLRERP, encoded by the coding sequence ATGCAGCGAGCTGAGCTGGCGGAGGTCGTCCGCGAACGGGTCGCCGGTGTGCTGGGTGTGCCGGTCGAGGAGATCGACGAGACCACCGACCTGCGTCAGACGTACGACGTGGACAGCCTGGAGTTGATGGAGATCGGCGCCCGGCTGGAGAACTCCCTGGACACCCGGTTGGCCGCCGAGGACCTGCTGGGGATGGAGAACGTCGGGAACGCCATCGACCTGCTGCACGAACGCCTTCGGGAGCGGCCGTGA
- a CDS encoding beta-ketoacyl-[acyl-carrier-protein] synthase family protein: protein MTGRIRVAVTGIGVKTPAGNDVKELADRLAEGRSTAATVPELAAHDLAVTFACRVPEFDHTPYVTLRELRQLDRTTYLAVAAATDAVTAAGLNPLPDPERVGVSVGIGAGGLVAAEELMGEYGDRPTRVPAYTVPRMMANAAAARVAIRIGARGPALTYVSACASGAAAIGEAMQKIRSGELSVVVAGGSEAPVSPVVVSSFARMRAMSERNDDPEAASRPFDAARDGFVMGEGAAFLVLENWTHARARGAEILGELLGYGANSDAHHIVAPRPDGTVAATCMRRALADAGLTPAQVGHVNAHGTATPHNDLAEALAIVDCFGPEGPPVTASKGVLGHSLGAAGAVEAVVTLLSAVSGAVPPVANFVRGDETTALLDVVSGAPRSIPPQPALSNSFAFGGHNVSLVLAPAVNGEGS from the coding sequence GTGACCGGGCGGATCCGGGTCGCGGTGACCGGCATCGGGGTCAAGACCCCGGCCGGCAACGACGTCAAGGAACTGGCCGACCGGCTGGCCGAGGGCCGGTCGACCGCCGCCACCGTGCCGGAACTGGCCGCGCACGACCTGGCGGTGACGTTCGCCTGCCGGGTTCCCGAGTTCGACCACACCCCGTACGTCACGCTCCGCGAGCTGCGACAGCTCGACCGGACGACGTACCTGGCGGTGGCCGCCGCCACGGACGCGGTCACCGCCGCCGGGCTGAACCCGCTACCCGACCCCGAGCGGGTCGGAGTCAGCGTCGGCATCGGCGCGGGCGGTCTCGTCGCGGCCGAGGAGCTGATGGGCGAGTACGGCGACCGGCCCACCCGGGTGCCCGCGTACACGGTGCCCCGGATGATGGCGAACGCGGCGGCGGCCCGGGTGGCGATCCGGATCGGGGCGCGCGGTCCCGCCCTCACCTACGTGTCGGCCTGCGCCAGCGGCGCGGCGGCGATCGGCGAGGCGATGCAGAAGATCCGCTCCGGCGAACTCTCCGTGGTGGTCGCCGGGGGCAGCGAGGCCCCGGTCTCGCCCGTGGTCGTCTCCTCGTTCGCCCGGATGCGGGCGATGTCCGAACGCAACGACGACCCGGAGGCGGCGTCGCGGCCCTTCGACGCCGCCCGCGACGGCTTCGTGATGGGCGAGGGCGCCGCCTTCCTGGTGCTGGAGAACTGGACGCACGCGCGGGCCCGGGGCGCGGAGATCCTGGGCGAGCTGCTGGGGTACGGCGCCAACTCCGACGCCCACCACATCGTGGCCCCCCGGCCCGACGGGACGGTCGCGGCCACCTGCATGCGCCGGGCGCTGGCCGACGCCGGCCTCACCCCGGCGCAGGTGGGCCACGTCAACGCGCACGGCACGGCCACCCCGCACAACGACCTCGCCGAGGCACTGGCGATCGTGGACTGCTTCGGCCCGGAGGGTCCCCCGGTCACCGCGTCGAAGGGGGTGCTGGGGCACTCGCTCGGGGCGGCCGGCGCGGTGGAGGCGGTGGTGACGCTCCTGTCGGCCGTGTCCGGGGCGGTGCCGCCGGTGGCAAACTTCGTCCGCGGCGACGAGACCACCGCCCTGCTCGACGTGGTCTCCGGTGCGCCCCGGTCGATTCCACCGCAGCCGGCGCTGTCCAACTCGTTCGCCTTCGGCGGGCACAACGTGTCGCTGGTCCTCGCGCCGGCCGTCAACGGGGAGGGAAGCTGA
- a CDS encoding SDR family oxidoreductase, translating into MRVLITGSAGVVGQEVTRELAARGVELTRVTRRPAGPNDVGWTLGAEAPPAAARGPWDVVVHTAASTRWSMSRDEAVAANVRPLEAVLDLVDDRTHLVHVSTAYADGAEPDEHPVPSAFGRYRNGYEWSKAECETLVRSGHSGPLTVVRPPLIIGARADGAIGRFTGPYTLMQTLVSGLAAAVVGDPDGYAELAPVDQVAEVVVAAVLGVPPTGQRTEVIAGGTECLRLGDLLDIVCTTINQWRAERGISPIAAPPFIATRRWHRFFLPLAEQHLSPIQLQVVQLLGMFESYTSLGKPFEPTRQVEDPGAVLARSVRWWADRKPRLAARIPEPWKLID; encoded by the coding sequence ATGCGAGTGTTGATCACCGGTTCGGCCGGTGTGGTCGGCCAGGAGGTGACCCGGGAGCTGGCCGCGCGGGGTGTGGAGTTGACCCGGGTGACCCGCCGTCCGGCCGGCCCGAACGACGTGGGCTGGACCCTGGGGGCCGAGGCGCCACCGGCTGCGGCACGGGGGCCGTGGGATGTCGTGGTGCACACCGCCGCGTCGACCCGCTGGAGCATGAGCCGCGACGAGGCGGTGGCGGCGAACGTCCGACCGCTGGAAGCCGTGCTCGACCTGGTCGACGACCGGACCCACCTGGTGCACGTCTCGACCGCGTACGCCGACGGGGCGGAGCCGGACGAACATCCCGTCCCCTCCGCCTTCGGCCGCTACCGCAACGGCTATGAGTGGTCGAAGGCGGAGTGCGAGACGTTGGTCCGGTCCGGTCACTCCGGGCCGCTGACCGTGGTGCGCCCCCCACTGATCATCGGGGCTCGCGCCGACGGGGCGATCGGCCGGTTCACGGGCCCGTACACCCTGATGCAGACGCTGGTGTCGGGGCTGGCCGCCGCGGTCGTCGGCGACCCGGACGGCTACGCCGAGCTGGCTCCGGTGGACCAGGTCGCCGAGGTGGTCGTCGCGGCGGTGCTCGGCGTGCCGCCGACCGGGCAACGGACCGAGGTGATCGCCGGGGGGACGGAGTGCCTGCGTCTCGGCGACCTGCTCGACATCGTCTGCACGACGATCAACCAGTGGCGTGCCGAACGGGGGATCTCCCCGATCGCGGCACCGCCGTTCATCGCCACCCGGCGGTGGCACCGCTTCTTCCTTCCCCTCGCCGAGCAGCACCTGTCTCCGATCCAGTTGCAGGTGGTGCAGCTCCTCGGGATGTTCGAGAGCTACACCAGCCTCGGTAAGCCGTTCGAGCCGACCCGGCAGGTCGAGGACCCGGGCGCGGTGCTGGCCCGTTCGGTCCGCTGGTGGGCCGACCGGAAGCCCCGGCTGGCCGCGCGCATCCCGGAGCCGTGGAAGCTGATCGACTGA
- a CDS encoding ClpP family protease gives MIRMFDEGQRGFGDQVFERLLKERIVFLGTEVTDESANRICAQILLLAAEDPKRDISLYINSPGGSVSAGMAVYDTMRFVRNDVATLALGMAGSMGQFLLCAGTAGKRYALPHARIMMHQPSGGMGGTAADITIQAENMLHVKRTMQELIARHSGHSIDDVQRDWDRDRWFTAEQAREYGLIDQVISTAAQLAARPAS, from the coding sequence ATGATCAGGATGTTCGACGAGGGGCAGCGCGGCTTCGGCGACCAGGTGTTCGAGCGGCTGCTGAAGGAGCGGATCGTCTTCCTCGGCACCGAGGTGACCGACGAGTCGGCCAACCGGATCTGCGCCCAGATCCTGCTGCTCGCCGCGGAGGACCCGAAGCGGGACATCAGCCTCTACATCAACTCGCCGGGCGGCTCGGTGAGCGCGGGGATGGCGGTCTACGACACGATGCGGTTCGTCCGCAACGACGTCGCCACGCTGGCGCTGGGCATGGCGGGTTCGATGGGGCAGTTCCTGCTGTGCGCGGGCACGGCCGGCAAGCGTTACGCGCTGCCGCACGCGCGGATCATGATGCACCAGCCGTCCGGCGGGATGGGTGGCACCGCCGCCGACATCACCATCCAGGCGGAGAACATGCTGCACGTGAAGCGGACGATGCAGGAACTGATCGCCCGGCACAGCGGGCACAGCATCGACGACGTCCAGCGGGACTGGGACCGGGACCGTTGGTTCACCGCAGAGCAGGCCCGCGAGTACGGCCTGATCGACCAGGTGATCAGCACCGCCGCCCAGCTCGCCGCCCGACCCGCGTCGTAG
- a CDS encoding helix-turn-helix domain-containing protein, which translates to MSLLRRVIGQVLRRVRQRQGRTLREVAEAAGVSLPYLSEVERGRKEASSEVLAAICRALGIGLSDLLEEARDDLRRVERRAPVGYATGAVPVDRVPTARGGTTGPRLRIGFHPGGPAAHVGAGPSRVGDCGPLPWPVSTGRLLHVGGAPAGTPGSVPSLAPIGLAGATGLRVRLLPSAAGGRTGPRTARALARRRARSGRRRLTAR; encoded by the coding sequence ATGTCGTTGCTGCGACGGGTGATCGGTCAGGTGCTGCGCAGGGTGCGCCAGCGCCAGGGCCGCACGCTGCGCGAGGTGGCCGAGGCGGCCGGCGTGTCGCTGCCGTACCTCTCCGAGGTGGAGCGCGGGCGCAAGGAGGCATCCTCGGAGGTGCTGGCCGCGATCTGCCGCGCGTTGGGGATCGGGCTGTCCGACCTGCTGGAGGAGGCGCGCGACGACCTGCGCCGGGTGGAACGGCGCGCCCCGGTCGGCTACGCAACTGGTGCCGTCCCCGTCGACCGGGTACCCACCGCCCGCGGCGGGACCACCGGCCCGCGCCTGCGGATCGGCTTCCATCCGGGCGGGCCGGCGGCACACGTGGGGGCCGGGCCGTCGCGGGTCGGCGACTGCGGTCCGCTGCCGTGGCCGGTGTCCACCGGTCGGCTGCTGCACGTGGGCGGGGCGCCTGCGGGCACCCCCGGGTCGGTTCCGTCCCTTGCGCCGATCGGCCTGGCGGGTGCCACCGGCCTGCGGGTCCGGCTGCTCCCCTCCGCTGCGGGCGGGCGCACCGGCCCGCGTACCGCCAGGGCGCTGGCGCGACGGCGGGCCCGGTCGGGCCGACGCCGTCTGACCGCCCGGTAG
- a CDS encoding potassium channel family protein, protein MIHFPAQRRGPLSALSLRLAAALGLVLAVVAVVYLERDQYGDNNEDGLTLLDCFYYAVVSLSTTGYGDIVPVTQEARLVNVLFVTPARVLFLIILVGTTLEVLTEQYRTGRRLLRWERTVKDHVIICGYGTKGRSAVSALMENGLEKSRIVVVERDGPALRQATSSGLVAIEGSATRSSVLNQAHVRTAKAVIIATDSDDASVLVALTVRQLTAGQVRIIAAAREAENAPLLKQSGAHHVIVSSATAGRLLGLSTSAPPLIDVVEDLLTPGQGMALAMRSAERHEVGRSPRELESLVIALVRRGKVVTLADKAGALIETGDMLVHVRDDRPASNPT, encoded by the coding sequence GTGATCCACTTTCCCGCGCAGCGGCGAGGGCCGCTCAGCGCGCTGAGTCTGCGGTTGGCCGCCGCCCTCGGCCTGGTGCTCGCCGTGGTCGCGGTGGTCTACCTGGAACGGGACCAGTACGGCGACAACAACGAGGACGGCCTGACCCTGCTGGACTGCTTCTACTACGCGGTGGTGTCGCTGTCCACCACCGGGTACGGCGACATCGTGCCGGTCACCCAGGAAGCTCGGCTCGTCAACGTCCTGTTCGTCACCCCGGCCCGGGTGCTGTTCCTGATCATCCTGGTCGGCACCACCCTGGAAGTCCTGACCGAGCAGTACCGGACGGGCCGGCGCCTGTTGCGGTGGGAGAGAACCGTGAAGGATCACGTCATCATCTGCGGCTACGGGACCAAGGGTCGCAGCGCCGTCTCCGCCCTGATGGAGAACGGGCTGGAGAAGTCCCGCATCGTCGTCGTGGAACGCGACGGGCCGGCGTTGCGGCAGGCCACCTCCTCCGGCCTGGTCGCCATCGAGGGATCGGCGACCCGCTCGTCGGTGCTCAACCAGGCGCACGTGCGCACCGCCAAGGCGGTGATCATCGCCACCGACAGCGACGACGCGTCGGTGCTGGTGGCGCTGACCGTACGCCAGCTCACCGCCGGGCAGGTGCGGATCATCGCCGCCGCCCGGGAGGCCGAGAACGCCCCGCTGCTCAAGCAGAGCGGCGCCCACCACGTGATCGTCTCCTCGGCAACCGCCGGCCGCCTGCTGGGCCTGTCGACCTCGGCGCCGCCCCTGATCGACGTGGTGGAGGATCTGCTCACTCCCGGCCAGGGGATGGCGCTGGCCATGCGGTCGGCCGAGCGCCACGAGGTCGGCAGGTCGCCCCGCGAACTGGAGTCGCTGGTCATCGCCCTGGTGCGGCGCGGGAAGGTGGTCACCCTGGCGGACAAGGCGGGCGCACTGATCGAGACCGGCGACATGCTGGTGCACGTCCGCGACGACCGCCCCGCCAGCAACCCCACCTGA
- a CDS encoding 2-oxoacid:ferredoxin oxidoreductase subunit beta gives MSEPVALKLTAKDFKSDQEVRWCPGCGDYAILAAVQQFMPELNIPRENIVFVSGIGCSSRFPYYMNTYGLHSIHGRAPAIATGLSVSRPDLSVWVVTGDGDALSIGGNHLIHALRRNVNLKILLFNNRIYGLTKGQYSPTSEVGKITKSTPAGSADSPFNPLSLALGAEATFVARTIDSDRKHLQSVLRAAAEHSGSAFVEIYQNCNIFNDGAFDQLKDPGIRDDHLIRLEHGQPITFGRDGQFCVVHPPGGFGLEVRETASTPAEQIVVHDATVTEPAYAFALSRLPGLDLRNTPIGVFRSVDRPSYDSVVQSQVEAAKAKATGTPEEQLAGLLASGDTWTIN, from the coding sequence ATGTCTGAGCCCGTCGCCCTCAAGCTCACCGCCAAGGACTTCAAGTCCGACCAGGAGGTGCGCTGGTGCCCCGGCTGCGGCGACTACGCGATCCTCGCGGCCGTCCAACAGTTCATGCCGGAGCTGAACATCCCCCGCGAGAACATCGTCTTCGTCTCGGGCATCGGCTGCTCGTCGCGGTTCCCGTACTACATGAACACGTACGGGTTGCACTCGATCCACGGCCGCGCCCCGGCCATCGCCACCGGCCTGTCGGTGTCCCGGCCGGACCTGTCGGTCTGGGTGGTCACCGGTGACGGCGACGCGCTGTCCATCGGCGGCAACCACCTGATCCACGCGCTGCGCCGCAACGTCAACCTGAAGATCCTGCTGTTCAACAACCGGATCTACGGACTGACCAAGGGGCAGTACTCCCCGACCTCCGAGGTCGGCAAGATCACCAAGTCGACCCCGGCCGGCTCGGCGGACTCGCCGTTCAACCCGCTGTCGTTGGCGCTCGGCGCGGAGGCCACCTTCGTGGCCCGCACCATCGACTCCGACCGCAAGCACCTCCAGTCGGTGCTGCGGGCCGCCGCCGAGCACTCCGGCTCCGCGTTCGTGGAGATCTACCAGAACTGCAACATCTTCAACGACGGCGCCTTCGACCAGCTCAAGGACCCGGGCATCCGCGACGACCACCTGATCCGGCTGGAACACGGCCAGCCGATCACCTTCGGCAGGGACGGGCAGTTCTGCGTGGTGCACCCGCCGGGCGGCTTCGGCCTGGAGGTACGCGAGACCGCGTCGACCCCTGCCGAGCAGATCGTCGTGCACGACGCCACGGTCACCGAACCGGCCTACGCGTTCGCGTTGTCCCGGCTGCCGGGCCTGGATCTGCGCAACACGCCGATCGGGGTGTTCCGCTCCGTCGACCGGCCCTCGTACGACAGCGTGGTGCAGTCGCAGGTCGAGGCTGCCAAGGCCAAGGCGACCGGGACGCCGGAGGAGCAGCTCGCCGGCCTGCTCGCCAGCGGCGACACCTGGACCATCAACTGA